GAAAACGATTCGGTTTTCAAGTTTATCTGTCATATTTTATCCTGGTAAAAAAAGGGACAGTCCCCAATTGGGAACCGTCCCTGGTAATCAAAATTGATTATCTGTTCTGGAAAGCTGCAGTCATCAGTTCGACAAACTGAGCTTTATCGACAGCGCCGTTGGCAAACTGGTTGTAGATGGGAGCCAGAGTCTGATCTCTGAAATCTCCAGAGAAGAGGTACTGATTCCAGGAGTAAACTTTACCCTTGGCAGACCATTCCTGTACAGATTTTGAGAGCTGTCCTTTGGGATTCAGACTTACATTGGCGAAAGCAGGAATCATTCCGGCTTCGTTAACCATGAAGTTCTGACCTTCAGCAGTAAATACCAGATCATTCAGGAACTGCTTGGCAGTTTCAACATTCTTGGATTCTTTATTGATTACATAGTATGAGGGAGCTGATACAAAGATACCGTCAGTATCGGCAGCCATGGAACCATGGGGAGCGAATCCCATCTTGAAAGTTGCATTGGCCTGAGCCATATTGGGATCGGTCCAGTTACCCTGATGCAGGAAGACAGCCTTGCTGTTGGCAAAAGCGCCAACCTGAGAGTCGTAGTTCCCGGTTGTCAGTACGGCAGTATCAGCATACATAAAGAGCAGCTCTACCCAGTCGGCATATTCACCCAGTCTCTTGGCATCAACTTTTCCATCAAGCAAAGTCTGAGCTGCAGACTGATCGCCGTATGCCATTCCGTTTGAAAGAAGGGAATTGAAGTTGTGGTGAGCGGTTACCCAGCCCATTTCGGGACCGGCTGCCATGGAAACAACTGAATCAACACCCAGTTCGGCCTTCATTCCGTCAAGTTTTTCAAAAGCTGCTTTATAGGCAGCATAGTTTGTCAGGGAAGCAGGATCGATACCGGCTTTATCCAGCATATCCTTGTTATAAGCCATTCCCCAGCCTTCAACAGCTACAGGACAACCTACAGTTTTACCGTCCACTTTAAAAGCAACAGAAGTTTCTTTGGCCCAGGCTTCGCCTGACATATCAAGAATGAGGCTTTCCCACTCTTTATAGTCTTCGATACCGGCAATGATAAAGATATCAGGCATTTCACCTGCTGCGTAATCAGCTCTAAGCTGCTGTCCCAGAGTAATGGAACTGCTTCCGCCTACTGATTTCAT
The Oceanispirochaeta sp. M1 genome window above contains:
- a CDS encoding ABC transporter substrate-binding protein, producing MKRILTVLLILAVATTAFASGSQESDMSKDGGSVTLIQNKPEIDPQLQAYGALWAEKTGNEAIMKSVGGSSSITLGQQLRADYAAGEMPDIFIIAGIEDYKEWESLILDMSGEAWAKETSVAFKVDGKTVGCPVAVEGWGMAYNKDMLDKAGIDPASLTNYAAYKAAFEKLDGMKAELGVDSVVSMAAGPEMGWVTAHHNFNSLLSNGMAYGDQSAAQTLLDGKVDAKRLGEYADWVELLFMYADTAVLTTGNYDSQVGAFANSKAVFLHQGNWTDPNMAQANATFKMGFAPHGSMAADTDGIFVSAPSYYVINKESKNVETAKQFLNDLVFTAEGQNFMVNEAGMIPAFANVSLNPKGQLSKSVQEWSAKGKVYSWNQYLFSGDFRDQTLAPIYNQFANGAVDKAQFVELMTAAFQNR